DNA from Intestinimonas massiliensis (ex Afouda et al. 2020):
AACGGTTTCGGAATACCGGGCCCGCTTGGAGGCTAAAATGAGGGATGTGCTCCAAAATACTCAGATTGACGAAAGCCGCATCCTCACGGAGGCCGCCATTTTTGCCGATAAGGTGGCCGTGGATGAAGAGACGGTGCGTCTGCGCAGCCATCTGTCCCAGCTTCGGGAGATGCTGGAGCTGGACGTACCGGTGGGCCGAAAGCTGGACTTCCTCATTCAGGAATTCAACCGCGAGGCCAACACCATCGGCTCAAAATGCAATGATATTGAGACCTCCAAAAAGGTGATCGACATCAAAGCGGAGATTGAAAAGATCCGTGAGCAGATTCAGAACCTGGAGTAAAGAGGGGCGGAGCACATGAAGCTGATCAATATTGGATTTGGCAACATGGTATCGGCCGGGCGGCTGATTGCCATTGTCAGTCCGGAGTCTGCGCCCATTAAGCGCATGATCCAGGAGGCCCGGGACCGCGGCGTCCTGATCGACGCCACCTATGGGCGGCGGACCCGCGCCGTTCTGGTCATGGACAGTGACCACATCGTCCTCTCGGCCATCCAGCCGGAGACCGTGGCCGGGCGCTTGGGCGCCCGTGAGGCCGCAGAGGCCGCGGAAGAGGAGGGGGAGGACTGATGCCATTTCGGAAAAAGGCGCGGGGACAGTTGATTGTTCTCTCCGGCCCCTCCGGCGTGGGAAAGAGCACCGTCATCTCAGAGCTGTTGGGCCAGCGGCAGGACATCCACTTCTCCGTCTCCTTCACCACCCGACAGCCCCGGGTGGGAGAGGCCAACGGCGTTAACTACAATTTTGTGGATCGGCCGGAGTTTGAGCGGATGATCGCCGACGGCGAGCTGCTGGAGCACGCGGAGTATGTAGGCAATTACTACGGCACTTCTCTGAAGGTCATCGAGGAGAAGCTGGCCGCCGGGATCGACGTATTGCTGGACATTGAGGTGCAGGGCGCCGCCAAGGTCCGCGCCAAGTGTCCGGAGGCAGTTCTCATTTTCATCATTCCGCCCTCCTTTGAGGAGCTCTCCCGCCGTCTCCACGGCCGCCACACCGATGGTGAGGACGTGATCGCCGGGCGGCTCCAGAAGGCGAGGGAGGAATATAAGGAAATTCCCCACTACGATTATCTGGTGGTCAATGACAAGGTATCCGAAGCGGCTGCGGAGATCATCTCCATCCTGGTCGCAGAGGGCTGCCGAACCAGAAACCGCATTCATCTTGTAGAAGGAGTGTAATGACTTATGATGCTCTATCCCGCAATGAACGATCTGCTCAAACAGGTGCCCAGCCGGTATCAGCTGGTGAACGTGGTGGCCCACCGAGCCCGCGAAATTGCCGCCGAGGCCGAGGATGAGGGCTATCCGCTGGAGGACAAGCCGGTATCCATCGCTATCCGTGAAGTGGCCGACGGCAAGGTGACCGGCGAGACGGTGCCGCAGGCGCAATGAAA
Protein-coding regions in this window:
- the gmk gene encoding guanylate kinase yields the protein MPFRKKARGQLIVLSGPSGVGKSTVISELLGQRQDIHFSVSFTTRQPRVGEANGVNYNFVDRPEFERMIADGELLEHAEYVGNYYGTSLKVIEEKLAAGIDVLLDIEVQGAAKVRAKCPEAVLIFIIPPSFEELSRRLHGRHTDGEDVIAGRLQKAREEYKEIPHYDYLVVNDKVSEAAAEIISILVAEGCRTRNRIHLVEGV
- the remA gene encoding extracellular matrix/biofilm regulator RemA, giving the protein MKLINIGFGNMVSAGRLIAIVSPESAPIKRMIQEARDRGVLIDATYGRRTRAVLVMDSDHIVLSAIQPETVAGRLGAREAAEAAEEEGED
- the rpoZ gene encoding DNA-directed RNA polymerase subunit omega, coding for MMLYPAMNDLLKQVPSRYQLVNVVAHRAREIAAEAEDEGYPLEDKPVSIAIREVADGKVTGETVPQAQ